The following DNA comes from Terriglobales bacterium.
GGCGCCAGGTTCCTACCGGAAAACTTGCGGTGAGCGCGCTCGAGCATGGCGTGTGAGAAGTCCGCACCCACGATGGAAGGCTGCTGACTCCCTGCCTGGCGGCGTAGGGCGAGCGTCAGCTCGCCGGTGCCGCAGCAGAGGTCCAGCACCTTCGCCTGCGGCCGCCGCAGGATGGGAGTAAAGGCGCGAGCGGTGCGTCGCCACCAGCGGTGTTCGATGCGGAACGAGAGCAGGTCGTTGAGCAGGTCGTAGCGCGGCGCGATGGCGGTAAACATCTCGCGCACCGTCGCCGCCGCGGATTTCTCGTCGTTGGCTCCCAGGGGCGCTGCGCCCTGGGGCGCGCCGCCTGCGACTGCGGGTTTGAGCGGCTCGCCCACGTTAAGCCCGCGACAGCGCCCGCAGTTCGTCCACCGCCCGCGCCACCACGCGCTCCGGCACATTGGCGGCGATCTCCACGCGCCCCACGGCGCGGGGCAGCACAAAGTGCGCCACCCCATCCACGGTCTTCTTGTCCGCCGACAGGCGGCGCACGATGGCGCGGCTGCGCACTTCTACGGAAGGCAGGGGCCCATAAGCCAAAACAGTCGACGTGATCTGTTGCGCCGTCTCGGAATCCAGCCTCTTCAGGGCTACCGCCATGCGGCAGGCGGCCACCATGCCCCAGGCCACCGCCTCTCCGTGGCGGAAGCGGCGGTAGGCGGTCTCGGCCTCCAGCGCGTGGCCGATGGTGTGCCCGAAGTTGAGGATGCGGCGCAGTCCGCGCTCGCGCTCGTCCGCGCCCACCACATCCGCCTTCACCTGGACGCATTCGGCGATCAGCCATTCCAGCGCCTTGGGCTCGCGCTCCAGGATGCGCTTGCGTTCCCGCCTCATGAACTCGAAGAGGCGCGGGCTGCGGATCACCCCGCACTTCAGCGCCTCATACAACCCGGAGCGGTACTCGCGCTCGGGCAGCGTGGCCAGCACGCCGGGATCCACCAGAACCGCGCGCGGCTGATGGAAGCTGCCCAACAGGTTCTTTCCGGCCCGCAGGTTCACGCCTGTCTTGCCGCCGATGGAAGCGTCCACCTGCGCCAGGAACGTGGTCGGGATCTGCACGCACTCCAGGCCGCGCATGTAGATGGACGCCAGGAAGCCGGTGACGTCTCCCACCACGCCGCCGCCGAAGGCGAGGGCCACGGAACGGCGGTCGGCGCCTCGATGCACGAATTTTCCGGCCAGCATCTCCACCGTGGCCAGCGTCTTGTAGCGCTCGCCATCGCCCATCTCGAAGATCACCGCCTCCAGTCCGGCGCGTTTGAGGGAGGCGTCCAACTCCTTGCCCCAGCGCCGCCACACCGCGGACGTGGTCACCACAAAGCAGCGCGCCCTTCGCCCCAGCAGGGACTCCAGGCGTCTGCCGGTGTGCTCCAGGAGGCCGTGCTCGATGAGCACGTCATAGGGCCGCGGCCGCACGCGAATGGCGATTCTTCTCACGGCGAACATCATAGTGGATGTGGCTGCGGGGCATGCGGCCGCGCAGCGCGTGGTACCATTTTTCGCCTATGAAAGCGGCCCCGGCGGAAACCGATTTCGTGGTCATCGGCGCGGGCATCGCCGGACTGCGCGCCGCCATCGAACTGGCGGCCGCCGGCCGGGTGCTGGTCCTGGCCAAGACGGAGCTCACCGAGTCGAACACGCAGTACGCCCAGGGCGGCATCGCCGTCGCCTTGAGCGATGAGGACGAGATCAGCCTCCATCTCCAGGACACCCTCGACGCCGGCGACGGCTTGTGCAACGTCGAAGCCGCCCGCATCCTGGTGGAGGAGGGCCCGGAGCGCATCCAGGAGCTCATCGCCTGGGGCACGGAGTTCGACCGCAAGGGCACCAAGCTTACCTTCGCCCGCGAGGGCGCGCACCAGCGCTCGCGCGTCCTGCACGCCCACGGCGACTCCACCGGACGCGAGATCGGCCGCGCTCTCTATGCCAAGGCGCGCACCCTGAAGTCCATCGTCTTCTACGAATTCGAGTTCACCGTGGACCTGCGCTCGAGCGGCGGACGGGTCACGGGCGTGTCGCTCATGGATCGCAACGGCGAGGTCCACGAGGTCCGCGCACAGGCGGTGCTGCTGGCCACCGGAGGACTGGGCCAGGTCTATCGCGAAACTACCAACCCAACGGTCGCGACCGGGGACGGCGTGGCCATGGCCTTCCGCGCCGGCGCCGAGGTCAGCGACATGGAGTTCGTCCAGTTCCATCCCACCGCGCTCTACGTCCCGGACGCGCCGCGCTTTCTCTTATCGGAAGCTTTGCGCGGCGAGGGTGCCTACCTACGCAATCCCGAACTGGCGCGCTTCATGCACCGCTATCACGACATGGCGGAACTGGCGCCCCGCGACGTGGTGGCCCGCGCTATCGCTCACGAGCTCGAGGTAGAGAAGGTGGACGATCCCGTGGTCTATCTCGACATGACCCATCTGGACGCTCGCGCGCTGCGCGCCCGCTTCCCCCGCATCCACGCCACCTGCCTCAAGTACAACATCGACATCGCCACCGACCTGGTGCCGGTGCGCCCGGCGGCGCACTACTCCATGGGTGGGGTGCGCACCGATCTGGACGGACGCAGCGGGCTCCCGGGCCTCTATGCCGCGGGCGA
Coding sequences within:
- a CDS encoding class I SAM-dependent methyltransferase yields the protein MGEPLKPAVAGGAPQGAAPLGANDEKSAAATVREMFTAIAPRYDLLNDLLSFRIEHRWWRRTARAFTPILRRPQAKVLDLCCGTGELTLALRRQAGSQQPSIVGADFSHAMLERAHRKFSGRNLAPIEADALQLPFPDASLDLVVSAFGFRNLANYETGLREMLRVLRAE
- the nadB gene encoding L-aspartate oxidase, giving the protein MKAAPAETDFVVIGAGIAGLRAAIELAAAGRVLVLAKTELTESNTQYAQGGIAVALSDEDEISLHLQDTLDAGDGLCNVEAARILVEEGPERIQELIAWGTEFDRKGTKLTFAREGAHQRSRVLHAHGDSTGREIGRALYAKARTLKSIVFYEFEFTVDLRSSGGRVTGVSLMDRNGEVHEVRAQAVLLATGGLGQVYRETTNPTVATGDGVAMAFRAGAEVSDMEFVQFHPTALYVPDAPRFLLSEALRGEGAYLRNPELARFMHRYHDMAELAPRDVVARAIAHELEVEKVDDPVVYLDMTHLDARALRARFPRIHATCLKYNIDIATDLVPVRPAAHYSMGGVRTDLDGRSGLPGLYAAGEAAATGVHGANRLASNSLLEGLVYGARAGAAMRESLGARRRPAAAKAKKSAAKKSPAFEDGQQVEDAARSLTHGIQDLMWKNVGIVREGKTLRRALTQLDEWSEKLPAPKSRVACEARNLYTVARLIARSALAREESRGAHYRLDFPEHNDAKFLKHSILKGNSIRFE
- the aroB gene encoding 3-dehydroquinate synthase; amino-acid sequence: MRRIAIRVRPRPYDVLIEHGLLEHTGRRLESLLGRRARCFVVTTSAVWRRWGKELDASLKRAGLEAVIFEMGDGERYKTLATVEMLAGKFVHRGADRRSVALAFGGGVVGDVTGFLASIYMRGLECVQIPTTFLAQVDASIGGKTGVNLRAGKNLLGSFHQPRAVLVDPGVLATLPEREYRSGLYEALKCGVIRSPRLFEFMRRERKRILEREPKALEWLIAECVQVKADVVGADERERGLRRILNFGHTIGHALEAETAYRRFRHGEAVAWGMVAACRMAVALKRLDSETAQQITSTVLAYGPLPSVEVRSRAIVRRLSADKKTVDGVAHFVLPRAVGRVEIAANVPERVVARAVDELRALSRA